Proteins encoded by one window of Ruminococcaceae bacterium R-25:
- a CDS encoding two-component system response regulator BaeR/two-component system response regulator MtrA/two-component system response regulator VanR: MSFRLLIVEDSPELLEAASDFFREEGAGLWNIVTASDGNDALAKVNSESFDLMILDIMLPGASGFDICKAARKISDCPIILYRNGIYYAFHILLSTDHCPVNCVVQF, translated from the coding sequence ATGTCTTTTAGATTGTTGATAGTCGAAGATTCACCCGAACTGCTTGAAGCTGCGAGCGACTTCTTTCGCGAGGAAGGCGCCGGCCTCTGGAACATCGTGACCGCCTCAGACGGAAATGATGCTTTGGCCAAGGTCAACAGCGAATCTTTCGACCTCATGATCTTAGACATAATGCTCCCCGGAGCATCAGGTTTTGATATCTGCAAAGCCGCCCGCAAGATAAGCGACTGCCCGATAATTTTATATCGAAACGGAATCTATTACGCTTTCCATATCCTGCTTAGTACTGATCATTGTCCCGTAAACTGCGTTGTTCAGTTTTGA
- a CDS encoding parallel beta helix pectate lyase-like protein: MELYVDIKFLNNSGDGNKEKHFGTISEAAKIAQPGDTVHVAPGLYREYVSPVNGGTEDARITYVSDEPLGATISGAEQISNWQQYDGEVYCCKVDNKIFGDYNPYTTFCYGDWYFAGKNRHVGCVYINDRRLYEAASIDEVIKAQVYKCSWVPEESKYKWYAEQDGDFTVIYANFGGLDPNSEMVEINVRRMCFFPAETGRNYITVRGFKICKAATNWAPPAAWQEGMIGPHWSKGWIIEDNEVYFSKCSGIGLGKYLDPENNHYFTYEHLKSPTQMERDAVCRGQYHGWLKENIGSHIIRRNNIHHCEQGGIIGRMGAVFSVIEDNHIHHINNMMELGGAEVAGIKLHAAIDVIMQRNHIHHCVMGIWTDWEAQGTRITCNLLHDNQRPDYAEPLKGGMGSEDIFVEVGHGPTLIDNNILLSDATLRIATQGVAMVHNLICGAFTSVGEGTDWRYTPYHFPHRTEVMGFMTILHGDDRFYNNIFFQKHPKESLISRFDDGVVWEEERVVGTHVWDHYPLYEDWIKQFDLESDTPDMMKIAKAHFDKLPVWIEGNAYLGGAQRFCKEKNFLMDSASEVYVNVREEGDRVYLDTNLADAIGSFTSSLVTTDVLGKAFEPQQRFEDKDGNDIIFDTDYFGEKRDAIIPGPFASLNVEGKNVVL; encoded by the coding sequence ATGGAACTTTATGTAGACATCAAATTCCTTAACAACTCAGGCGACGGCAACAAGGAAAAGCATTTCGGCACCATCTCCGAAGCAGCAAAGATCGCACAGCCTGGCGACACAGTCCACGTTGCGCCCGGTCTTTACAGAGAATATGTTTCGCCCGTAAACGGCGGTACCGAAGATGCGCGCATCACATACGTGAGCGATGAGCCTTTGGGTGCAACAATCTCAGGCGCAGAGCAGATCTCCAACTGGCAGCAGTACGACGGCGAAGTCTATTGCTGCAAGGTCGACAACAAGATCTTCGGCGACTATAACCCCTACACCACTTTCTGCTACGGCGACTGGTATTTCGCAGGCAAGAACAGACACGTCGGCTGCGTCTACATCAACGACAGAAGACTCTACGAAGCGGCATCAATCGATGAAGTCATCAAGGCACAGGTCTATAAGTGCTCATGGGTTCCGGAAGAATCAAAGTACAAGTGGTACGCAGAGCAGGACGGCGACTTTACCGTTATCTATGCTAACTTCGGCGGGCTTGATCCCAACTCTGAGATGGTAGAGATCAACGTAAGAAGAATGTGCTTCTTCCCTGCTGAAACAGGCAGAAACTATATCACCGTAAGAGGCTTTAAGATCTGCAAAGCTGCAACAAACTGGGCTCCTCCGGCAGCATGGCAGGAAGGCATGATCGGTCCCCACTGGTCAAAGGGCTGGATCATCGAAGACAACGAAGTTTATTTCTCCAAGTGCTCAGGCATCGGCCTTGGCAAGTATTTAGATCCCGAAAACAACCACTACTTCACATACGAGCATCTTAAGAGCCCCACACAGATGGAGCGTGACGCAGTATGCCGCGGTCAGTATCACGGCTGGCTCAAGGAAAACATCGGAAGCCACATCATCCGCCGCAACAACATCCACCACTGCGAGCAGGGCGGCATCATCGGCCGTATGGGCGCTGTTTTCTCAGTCATTGAAGACAACCACATTCACCACATCAACAACATGATGGAATTGGGCGGCGCTGAAGTTGCAGGCATCAAGCTCCACGCAGCTATCGATGTCATCATGCAGAGAAACCACATCCACCACTGCGTCATGGGCATCTGGACAGACTGGGAAGCACAGGGCACAAGAATCACCTGCAATCTCCTTCACGACAACCAGCGCCCTGATTACGCTGAACCCCTCAAGGGCGGCATGGGCAGTGAGGATATTTTCGTAGAAGTCGGACACGGCCCTACATTGATCGACAACAACATTCTCCTCTCTGACGCTACTTTACGTATCGCAACACAGGGCGTCGCAATGGTCCACAACCTCATCTGCGGTGCATTCACATCCGTAGGCGAAGGCACCGACTGGCGCTACACGCCTTACCACTTCCCGCACAGGACAGAAGTCATGGGCTTCATGACGATCCTGCACGGCGACGACAGATTCTATAACAACATCTTCTTCCAGAAGCACCCGAAGGAATCCCTGATCTCCCGCTTCGACGACGGCGTCGTCTGGGAAGAAGAACGCGTAGTCGGCACCCACGTATGGGACCACTACCCTCTCTACGAAGACTGGATCAAGCAGTTCGATCTCGAGAGCGACACACCCGACATGATGAAAATCGCGAAGGCCCACTTCGATAAACTTCCCGTCTGGATCGAAGGCAACGCATACCTTGGCGGCGCCCAGCGCTTCTGCAAGGAGAAGAACTTCCTCATGGATTCTGCAAGTGAGGTATACGTCAATGTCCGCGAAGAAGGCGACAGGGTTTATCTCGACACCAACCTCGCTGACGCGATCGGCTCCTTTACTTCTTCTCTTGTTACAACAGACGTTTTGGGTAAGGCTTTCGAACCCCAGCAGAGATTCGAAGACAAGGACGGCAACGACATCATTTTCGATACCGATTACTTCGGCGAAAAGAGAGACGCCATCATCCCCGGCCCATTCGCTTCACTCAATGTTGAAGGCAAGAACGTAGTGCTGTAA
- a CDS encoding PadR family transcriptional regulator PadR: MAEISSDVIRGYNDIIILYLLLNDPSYGYEISKQIRTMSQDKYIIKETTLYSAFTRMEKNGFIESFVDEDLAGGKKRTYYRITPAGRDYYRAKCEEWTLTKEVIEKFIAG; the protein is encoded by the coding sequence ATGGCAGAGATCAGCAGCGATGTCATTAGAGGATATAACGACATCATTATTCTGTACCTGCTTCTTAATGATCCGTCTTACGGATACGAGATCTCAAAGCAGATCCGCACCATGTCCCAGGACAAGTACATAATCAAGGAAACGACGCTCTACTCGGCATTCACGAGAATGGAGAAGAACGGTTTCATCGAATCATTCGTAGATGAGGATCTCGCAGGCGGAAAGAAGAGAACTTATTACAGGATCACACCGGCAGGCAGAGATTATTACCGCGCTAAGTGTGAGGAGTGGACACTTACAAAAGAAGTTATCGAAAAGTTTATTGCAGGCTGA
- a CDS encoding putative adhesin codes for MNAIRNYLDNMFRNLPNTEEVRRAKSELLQMMEDKYEELIAEGKTENEAVGIVISEFGNLDELADSLGISEAVTENPAEDKPMLSLDRVKDYLSMISTQSILTPLGVALCILSVVSPILADILPVNLDIVGAGGLFAIIAVAVGLFIFSGIKGKEFAEVKNKECSLSIEGAEYVRNERKSFKHSYGLMSSFGIGLCILSFINPIIIDKIPYVNSNIGAAMMFVFVALGVFLITSSNIKMNGYDRLLALNESGKMSEEFVPKSERKVNKAPIIICTIIAIAVVVISAGVRFFIPFFTGVFIKDDIIDTVATTYELTDGDTVNMQGEVNSIKLDLKACSVNFEVKEGSGLLGIEYSGDKRLKPDVTFENGKLVATQKNTQSFSLRSYNGPKLTITLGTDVALDNLEMNINAGDINMKSVKADYLYGDFNAGNIIIKDCVFAKAELDADAGNIQINDSDIKVLKVETDAGNIEVDDTKLEKVDVTTDFGNVEIKGLDNVEDFEIDCHVDAGAIQVANHTSGRSYSQNGTGAGSIKVDVDAGNIEIK; via the coding sequence ATGAACGCTATTAGAAATTATCTGGACAATATGTTCCGCAATCTTCCTAACACGGAAGAAGTAAGGAGGGCCAAATCTGAGCTCCTCCAAATGATGGAAGACAAGTATGAAGAATTGATCGCAGAAGGAAAGACCGAGAACGAGGCAGTAGGTATCGTAATCTCAGAATTCGGCAACCTCGATGAGCTCGCAGATTCACTCGGCATTTCCGAAGCAGTAACTGAGAATCCCGCAGAAGACAAGCCGATGCTCTCACTCGACAGAGTTAAGGATTACCTCAGCATGATCAGCACACAGTCGATCTTAACACCTCTTGGAGTTGCACTCTGCATCTTAAGCGTAGTATCACCGATCCTTGCTGACATTCTGCCGGTAAATCTCGACATCGTTGGTGCAGGCGGACTTTTCGCGATCATCGCAGTCGCAGTAGGACTTTTCATTTTCTCCGGAATCAAGGGAAAAGAATTTGCAGAAGTTAAAAATAAGGAATGCTCACTCAGCATTGAAGGCGCTGAATATGTAAGAAATGAGAGAAAGAGCTTCAAGCACTCATACGGCCTCATGTCTTCTTTTGGTATCGGCCTTTGCATCCTGAGCTTTATCAATCCTATCATTATCGATAAGATCCCTTATGTTAACTCAAACATCGGTGCAGCTATGATGTTCGTATTCGTTGCTTTGGGCGTATTCCTTATCACATCTTCTAATATCAAGATGAACGGATATGACAGACTTCTTGCCCTCAATGAATCAGGCAAGATGAGCGAGGAATTCGTACCGAAGTCTGAGCGCAAAGTAAACAAGGCTCCCATCATTATCTGCACTATCATCGCTATCGCAGTAGTTGTTATCTCAGCAGGTGTCAGATTCTTCATTCCTTTCTTTACAGGAGTATTCATTAAGGACGACATCATCGATACAGTTGCTACAACATATGAATTAACAGACGGAGATACAGTCAATATGCAGGGTGAAGTAAATTCTATCAAGTTGGATCTTAAGGCTTGCTCAGTTAACTTTGAGGTCAAGGAAGGTTCCGGTCTTCTCGGTATCGAGTATTCCGGTGACAAGAGACTTAAGCCTGACGTTACTTTCGAGAACGGCAAGCTCGTTGCAACACAGAAGAACACTCAGAGCTTCTCACTCCGCTCCTATAACGGACCTAAGCTCACGATCACATTAGGCACAGATGTTGCTTTGGACAATCTCGAAATGAACATCAACGCAGGTGATATCAACATGAAGAGTGTTAAAGCAGATTACCTCTACGGCGACTTTAACGCAGGCAACATCATCATCAAGGACTGCGTTTTCGCAAAGGCTGAACTCGATGCTGATGCAGGCAACATCCAGATCAACGATTCTGACATCAAGGTCCTTAAGGTTGAAACAGACGCAGGCAATATTGAGGTCGATGACACAAAGCTCGAAAAGGTTGATGTTACAACTGATTTCGGTAACGTTGAGATCAAGGGCTTGGACAATGTTGAAGATTTCGAGATCGACTGCCATGTAGATGCTGGTGCGATCCAGGTTGCTAACCACACTTCAGGCAGAAGCTACAGCCAGAATGGTACAGGCGCAGGCTCGATCAAGGTCGACGTCGACGCAGGTAACATCGAGATCAAGTAA
- a CDS encoding cytidine deaminase — MIDANAISDLCQKAIDMRSESYAPYSNFLVGSALLTSDGKVFTGCNVENSAFGPSICAERTAIVKAVSSGSRDFAAIAIAGGKRDGELQYCAPCGVCRQVMREFCRPDFKIYLAKSANDYQEYTLGELLPESFGPENLD, encoded by the coding sequence ATGATCGATGCAAATGCAATTTCCGATCTCTGCCAAAAGGCGATAGACATGAGATCTGAAAGTTACGCTCCATATTCAAATTTCCTGGTTGGCAGCGCGCTCCTTACAAGCGACGGTAAAGTCTTTACCGGCTGCAACGTGGAGAACAGCGCATTCGGCCCCTCCATATGCGCTGAGAGGACCGCGATAGTCAAGGCTGTCAGCAGTGGCTCCAGGGATTTCGCTGCCATCGCTATCGCAGGCGGCAAGAGGGACGGCGAGTTGCAGTATTGCGCACCTTGCGGTGTCTGTCGGCAGGTGATGCGAGAATTCTGCAGACCTGATTTCAAGATATACCTGGCTAAAAGTGCAAACGACTATCAGGAATATACATTGGGCGAGCTCTTACCTGAGAGCTTTGGACCTGAGAATTTAGATTAA
- a CDS encoding pimeloyl-ACP methyl ester carboxylesterase, with product MKKALKRIGKILLGIVAVIAVFLLGTCVYDKICLASEKDLLENQIYGQKVEVDGHRMSVYVSGEGKHTLVFMAGSGDSGPIFSFKDFADRFEDCRVVIIERFGYGFSDGFDGPRDVETRVSQNRKALEAAGVEGPFILCPHSYSGLETVCWAQNFPEEVEAIVGLDMAVPAAYDTFDDLNVSQNNSSNALMRTLRKMGIVRLLAGSRMEKEFSPEEEKTAMALVCSRYCNETYAHEADYLISDRDLVESYKMPDVPTLLIVSDGSIFNGWIDLEKEYASQISDATTVQLNCGHAVFSYEPDACEKAMRDFFNRLEK from the coding sequence ATGAAAAAAGCATTGAAAAGAATTGGAAAAATATTACTCGGAATCGTCGCAGTCATTGCAGTATTTCTGTTAGGCACATGCGTTTACGACAAGATCTGCTTAGCTTCCGAGAAGGACCTTCTCGAAAACCAGATCTATGGACAGAAGGTCGAAGTTGACGGTCATAGGATGAGTGTATACGTATCAGGCGAAGGTAAGCATACACTGGTGTTTATGGCAGGTTCCGGTGACTCAGGCCCGATCTTCAGTTTCAAGGATTTTGCAGACCGTTTTGAAGACTGCCGCGTAGTAATCATCGAGAGATTCGGATACGGTTTCAGCGACGGTTTTGACGGCCCTAGAGATGTTGAGACAAGGGTCTCCCAGAACAGGAAAGCGCTTGAAGCAGCAGGTGTTGAAGGCCCCTTTATCCTTTGTCCTCATTCTTATTCAGGACTCGAGACAGTGTGCTGGGCACAGAACTTCCCTGAAGAAGTTGAAGCTATCGTCGGTCTCGACATGGCAGTGCCTGCTGCATACGACACTTTTGACGATTTGAATGTAAGCCAAAATAATTCATCAAATGCTCTGATGAGAACGCTCAGGAAGATGGGCATTGTAAGACTTCTTGCTGGAAGCCGAATGGAAAAAGAGTTTTCTCCCGAGGAAGAAAAGACTGCAATGGCACTTGTCTGCAGCAGATACTGCAACGAAACATATGCACACGAGGCAGATTATTTAATTTCGGACCGTGACCTTGTCGAGAGCTATAAGATGCCTGATGTTCCGACACTGCTCATTGTTTCCGACGGTTCTATCTTTAACGGATGGATCGACCTTGAAAAGGAATATGCCTCACAGATCTCAGATGCAACCACTGTCCAGCTTAACTGCGGACACGCTGTATTTTCCTATGAGCCTGACGCTTGCGAAAAAGCGATGAGAGATTTCTTTAACAGATTGGAGAAATAA
- a CDS encoding pimeloyl-ACP methyl ester carboxylesterase, which produces MQFGFSYVGLIMLLMLFIPNFIWTKNQPKDYEKYAEKENKVLLALERIGQFIVTPAALIFSNFNYHGLNFWTSVLILALLNLVVYDIAWIRYFKSEKTMEDFYKSFLGMPLALATYPVIAFFLLGIYGGNIIMIAGSVILGIGHIGIHQAHKNEVCGKKKRKLPVKIFKGLGIAVLVLVFGLLAGIIAIRNYREVSRAFMYKGGINEGCYIKLTDQEEYVLMMGKKTDNPVIISLHGGPGAPTTFVDYCFIDYLTDEYTVLCWDERGCGRSYYRNIATDPDNKTLTFEKQIEDLDALVDYACERFGQEKVIIMGHSYGSMLGSAYVREHADKVTAYIGIGQCIDERDMAGEKYSYEDALCKAKASGADTTEMEAAYEMFLADPSTANIMKLRTYTDVYHPLPVTDDVSTFAGITSPYAGVDDFSWYFLEISMMLNYSKYDELIGGLTDTLNLFYIGDKGTSFEVPVLFISGSEDWICPVGLIKDYYDEMSAPYKDMYLVEGCGHSPQGQRPEEFANAVKSFLKNT; this is translated from the coding sequence ATGCAGTTTGGTTTTTCATATGTTGGCCTGATAATGCTGCTGATGCTGTTCATCCCAAATTTCATCTGGACGAAGAACCAGCCGAAAGATTACGAAAAGTATGCGGAAAAAGAGAATAAGGTTTTGTTGGCGTTAGAGCGCATCGGACAGTTTATCGTAACGCCTGCTGCGTTGATCTTTTCCAACTTCAATTACCACGGGTTAAATTTCTGGACTTCTGTTTTGATCCTCGCACTTCTTAATCTCGTTGTGTACGACATCGCATGGATCAGATATTTCAAGTCTGAAAAGACCATGGAGGATTTCTATAAGAGCTTTCTCGGAATGCCTTTGGCTTTAGCGACTTATCCTGTTATCGCATTCTTCCTTTTGGGAATCTACGGCGGAAACATCATCATGATCGCAGGCTCTGTTATCCTCGGAATCGGTCACATCGGAATTCACCAGGCGCACAAGAATGAAGTATGCGGAAAGAAGAAAAGAAAGCTTCCGGTCAAGATCTTTAAGGGGCTTGGAATTGCAGTCCTGGTACTTGTTTTCGGGCTTCTCGCAGGAATAATCGCGATCAGAAATTACAGGGAAGTAAGCCGTGCATTTATGTACAAGGGAGGCATAAATGAAGGCTGTTATATCAAACTTACCGACCAGGAAGAATATGTTCTCATGATGGGAAAGAAGACTGATAATCCGGTCATCATCTCGCTTCACGGAGGACCCGGCGCGCCGACAACATTTGTGGATTACTGTTTCATCGATTACCTGACAGATGAATATACGGTCTTGTGCTGGGACGAGAGAGGCTGCGGAAGATCGTACTACAGGAATATTGCGACTGATCCGGACAATAAGACTTTGACTTTTGAAAAGCAGATAGAAGACCTCGACGCTCTTGTCGATTATGCATGCGAGAGATTCGGCCAGGAGAAGGTCATCATTATGGGCCATTCTTACGGTTCTATGCTGGGTTCTGCATATGTCAGGGAACACGCTGATAAGGTTACTGCATATATAGGTATCGGACAATGCATAGATGAACGTGATATGGCAGGTGAGAAGTACAGCTATGAAGATGCCCTCTGCAAAGCAAAAGCAAGCGGTGCTGACACAACAGAAATGGAAGCAGCATATGAAATGTTCCTGGCAGATCCGAGCACTGCAAACATCATGAAGTTAAGAACTTACACGGATGTTTATCATCCCTTGCCCGTCACTGATGATGTATCAACATTTGCAGGAATCACATCACCTTATGCCGGTGTAGATGATTTCAGTTGGTACTTTCTGGAGATAAGCATGATGCTTAACTATTCAAAATACGACGAACTCATAGGAGGATTGACCGACACACTCAATTTGTTTTATATCGGTGATAAGGGAACATCATTTGAAGTTCCTGTCCTCTTCATTTCGGGCTCTGAAGACTGGATCTGTCCGGTAGGACTTATCAAAGATTACTACGATGAAATGTCTGCGCCTTATAAGGATATGTATCTTGTCGAAGGATGCGGCCATTCACCTCAGGGACAGCGCCCGGAAGAGTTCGCAAATGCAGTAAAATCATTTTTGAAGAACACATAA
- a CDS encoding membrane associated rhomboid family serine protease has protein sequence MKIRNIYFGKRIPFFCIAVTVLCIVVTLISQLIPSTYGAFRFMYPVKYPWQVISYIFLQGAPQELLPEGFQYSAMELTIGHLGYNLLLILPFGILVEKITGTKKMLILFATTCIADLIANLIMGAIYTRGGDTYGCAGASGMAFAFMPVGMYALFLLGSRFGYGKLFKQVSFYVLMSIAIPTVIISVTPNVAGVTGIPSMVIHLLGLVIGTVFAIVFRKTLQEFFDKEKAAREDITINSSETV, from the coding sequence ATGAAGATCAGGAATATCTATTTTGGCAAACGCATACCGTTCTTTTGCATCGCGGTGACGGTGCTCTGCATTGTTGTCACCCTGATCTCACAGCTGATCCCTTCCACATATGGGGCATTCAGGTTTATGTATCCTGTGAAGTATCCGTGGCAGGTGATCTCCTACATTTTCCTGCAGGGTGCTCCTCAGGAACTGTTGCCTGAAGGCTTTCAGTATTCGGCGATGGAACTAACTATCGGACACCTGGGATATAATCTTTTGCTCATACTGCCTTTCGGCATTCTGGTCGAGAAGATAACAGGCACAAAGAAGATGCTTATCCTGTTTGCCACGACATGCATAGCGGACCTTATTGCCAATCTGATAATGGGTGCGATCTACACAAGGGGTGGTGATACTTACGGCTGCGCCGGCGCTTCTGGAATGGCATTTGCGTTCATGCCGGTCGGAATGTATGCGCTGTTCCTTTTGGGAAGCAGATTCGGTTACGGAAAGCTTTTTAAGCAGGTATCTTTCTATGTGCTGATGAGCATAGCGATCCCGACGGTAATCATATCCGTGACACCTAATGTTGCGGGCGTCACCGGCATTCCTTCGATGGTGATTCATCTGCTAGGTCTTGTCATCGGAACTGTTTTCGCGATCGTGTTCCGCAAAACGTTACAGGAATTTTTCGACAAAGAAAAAGCAGCGAGAGAGGACATTACTATTAACAGTTCTGAAACTGTGTAA
- a CDS encoding putative two-component system response regulator gives MTAYYEILFGLSVLLTLIYLAIWHKHFDVHISLIFAFIPIANLGYAMLAHSRNLDAALTAVKITYIGGCFLTLFITQSILSLCHINIRRWQSALMTLVCMGIYSFALSVGNAPYFYKSVRFEIDRGMGKLVKTYGFAHTLTYVVITVFVLISAAAMIYSLVKKKDVSNKTILLLAFPMTVSFISYFAGKLLPEGLDAMPLSYVFAQVIYLVIVHRLCLYDITDLGVDSLVKKGDTGFISFDFDDNYLGSNESARKVFPVFNDINVDTRPGKHEVIKNTIYKWLEEFKRDETKDHFYYEVDDKIYLVTIRYLYDGKHRRGYQFFITDDTDSRKYVKLLANYNDQLSEEVAKKTENIVQMHNRLILGMATMVESRDNSTGGHIRRTSDVVKILIDEIKNEAASDKKNILVLFGRNGFTEEFCKNVIQAAPMHDLGKIAVDDAVLRKPGKFTPEEYEEMKKHASEGARIVNSILEGTENEAFHKVAVNVAHYHHERWDGSGYPEGLKGEEIPIEARIMAIADVYDALVSKRVYKDKFSFDDADRIMMESFGKHFDKRLEKYYVAAKPKLEVYYKHMGE, from the coding sequence GTGACTGCTTATTACGAGATATTATTCGGCTTGTCGGTGTTACTGACGCTCATATATCTGGCGATCTGGCACAAGCATTTTGATGTGCACATCTCGCTTATCTTCGCGTTCATACCGATAGCAAATCTCGGTTATGCCATGCTCGCTCATTCGAGAAATCTCGATGCTGCCCTGACGGCCGTTAAGATCACTTACATCGGCGGCTGTTTCCTGACCCTGTTCATTACGCAGAGCATCTTAAGCCTTTGCCACATCAACATCAGAAGATGGCAGAGCGCACTAATGACCCTGGTCTGCATGGGAATCTATTCGTTCGCACTGTCAGTCGGCAACGCGCCGTATTTCTATAAGTCTGTCAGATTTGAGATAGACAGGGGCATGGGTAAGCTCGTTAAGACATATGGTTTTGCGCACACGCTGACTTATGTCGTCATCACGGTGTTCGTCCTTATCAGCGCTGCCGCGATGATATACAGCCTCGTTAAGAAGAAGGATGTTTCCAACAAGACGATCCTGCTCCTGGCCTTCCCGATGACGGTTTCCTTCATCAGTTATTTTGCCGGAAAGCTCCTGCCTGAAGGCCTTGACGCTATGCCGTTGTCTTATGTTTTTGCGCAGGTCATATACCTTGTCATCGTTCACAGACTGTGCCTTTATGACATTACCGATCTCGGTGTTGATTCGCTCGTAAAGAAGGGCGACACGGGATTTATCTCATTCGACTTTGACGATAACTATCTGGGGTCCAATGAATCCGCGAGGAAGGTTTTCCCGGTCTTCAACGACATTAATGTCGATACCCGTCCGGGCAAGCACGAGGTCATTAAGAATACGATCTATAAGTGGCTCGAAGAGTTCAAAAGAGATGAGACAAAGGACCACTTCTACTACGAAGTTGACGATAAGATCTATCTTGTTACGATACGTTATCTGTACGACGGCAAGCACAGAAGGGGATACCAGTTCTTCATTACCGATGATACCGATTCAAGAAAGTACGTTAAGCTTCTCGCAAACTATAACGACCAGCTTTCCGAAGAAGTCGCGAAGAAGACCGAGAACATCGTTCAGATGCATAACCGCCTGATCCTCGGCATGGCAACCATGGTTGAGAGCCGCGACAATTCCACGGGCGGCCACATCAGACGTACGAGCGATGTCGTTAAGATCCTGATCGACGAGATCAAGAATGAAGCTGCTTCAGACAAGAAAAATATCCTCGTTCTTTTTGGCAGAAACGGCTTTACCGAAGAGTTCTGCAAGAACGTGATCCAGGCAGCGCCGATGCATGACCTTGGCAAGATCGCAGTAGATGACGCAGTCTTAAGAAAGCCCGGTAAGTTCACTCCTGAAGAATACGAAGAGATGAAGAAGCACGCATCAGAAGGCGCGCGCATAGTCAACTCGATCCTCGAAGGCACGGAGAATGAGGCTTTCCACAAGGTTGCGGTCAACGTCGCGCACTACCATCACGAGCGCTGGGACGGCTCCGGCTATCCTGAAGGCTTGAAGGGCGAAGAGATCCCTATTGAAGCGCGCATCATGGCGATCGCAGATGTTTACGATGCCCTCGTCAGCAAGCGTGTCTATAAGGACAAGTTCTCGTTCGATGACGCTGACAGGATCATGATGGAGAGCTTCGGCAAGCATTTCGACAAGAGGCTCGAAAAGTACTACGTCGCAGCTAAGCCCAAGCTCGAAGTCTACTACAAGCACATGGGTGAGTAA
- a CDS encoding putative repeat protein (TIGR04076 family), with the protein MKKWYDEEYEFTVEVTGFLHGDKTENYCRNGEEIGDKYTCTYGCPVNQDGCGICSKTMMMLYPLMEAVRSGGDLENVGGDSKYSKTVVCPDGCVVFKLTAKPLGNENFYKGNFWSYPDETV; encoded by the coding sequence ATGAAGAAGTGGTATGACGAAGAATATGAATTTACAGTAGAAGTAACAGGTTTTCTGCACGGCGACAAGACCGAGAATTACTGCAGGAACGGCGAGGAGATCGGCGATAAATACACTTGCACTTACGGTTGCCCTGTTAATCAGGACGGATGTGGCATCTGCTCTAAGACCATGATGATGCTCTATCCTCTGATGGAAGCTGTAAGAAGCGGAGGCGACTTGGAGAACGTCGGCGGCGATTCAAAGTATTCCAAGACCGTAGTCTGTCCCGACGGCTGCGTTGTCTTTAAGCTGACCGCAAAGCCTCTCGGAAATGAGAACTTCTACAAGGGCAATTTCTGGAGCTATCCGGACGAGACAGTATAA